In Fischerella sp. PCC 9605, the genomic window AGTAGCTGCGCTGACGGACGATGGGTTTGTGGACTTCGTTGACAACAGCTGTTTTCCCCACACCAGGATCACCTATGACTAATACCATTTTGGCCCCCCTGTAACCCATACCATTTGCTAAAACGGGAGAAACCTCTGCAACACGCTGACTTACCTTGTTAAGGGGAGATTGAGGAGGATTGGCAACACTCTCAAAAGCAGCGAGAAGGGTTTCTACTTCCCGTTGACGACCATATAGTTTTTCGGGAATGAGAAAACGGTCTGGGATATCCCTAGTTGCTAACTCGAAGAATGTTATTTTTCCAGTCTCTTGCCACTGTCGTTTGCACAGTTCTAGGTCATGCTTTAAACCCAAGGCACTTTGATAGCGATCTTCAGCATTTTTTGCCATTAGTTTGCTGATAATGTCAGACAAAATTGGGGGAATGTCAGACTTAATACAGCTGGCTTTTGGTGCTTCCTTAGCAATGTGACAATAAACTAACTCCATTGAGTCAGTCGTGGTGAAGGGTAACTGTCCTGTGAGAAGTTCAAAGAAGGTAACACCGAGGGAATAAAAATCGGTACGGTAGTCAATACCTCGGTTCATTCGTCCAGTTTGCTCTGGGGAAATGTAAGCTAACGTACCTTCTAAAACATTGGGATTGGTGAGGCTTTGAATTTCTCTTGGCAGGAGAGAGGCAATACTGAAGTCGATAATTCTGACCTCTTTTGTAGTGGAATTGATCAGAATGTTGGCAGGTTTAATGTCTTTGTGAATGACACGCTGGCGATGCAGTTCGTCAAGGATGGAGGCAATTTGAATGCCTATGTTAAGAAAATTATTTACAGAAATGCCATGTAAATTCTCTAGATTTATCTCCATCCACTGCTGAAGGGAAATGCCGCCAAAGTCCTCCATAACTATGGCGTAACCGTTGCGGTAATTTTCTAAGCTATAGGTTTTGACGATGCCAGAAAGGTCAAGGTTTTTGGTGATATTATACTGATTGCGGAACTGGGCAACTTCATTAAAACTGGGATATTCATTCCGCATCAGTTTGATGATGACGGGTTTTTGGTCTTTTTCTCTGATGCCGCGATAAACAATAGTTCTGCTACCCGAGTAGATTTGCTCAGTAATGGAATAACCAGGAAAGGGAATAATTTTATCCAATGACACTAACATTATTGTTTGCCGAGTCTTATAGCTTGATATCTGTGATTTAGTATTCCCATTGAATAAGCGCCGCTATCATTGCTATCCGTCAAATTATGTGTATTTTGTGCAACATATACATGAACTCATATATCAGCTATGTGAAATTATGGAAATAGTAAACCTCTACAGAACATGGGAAAAGCTTAAATAAGTTTGAAGCATCTCAAAATCTTGAGATGCTTCAAAATAGGAAGTTTTGCACTTCCCGTCAAGTTTGATAAAAGTTTTAGTTAATGCTACTTGATTTTCTGTTTAATAAAGGTTACAACCTGGGCTAGCTGTTTCTTCAAGCCATCTATTTCCGCCTGCATTTTGGCAATTTTTTCATTCAGTGCCTGAATTTCATCACCAGAAGAAGCTATTCCGACATCAGCACTTGGTGTCACACCATTAGGTGTCGCTACCGGAACAGATTCTTGGCGCGGTTGTTTAGCTTTTGTCATTGCTGACTTAATTGCGCCAATTAGTTGCTTTTGGTCAAAAGGTTTACCAAGAAATTCAAAATTTTCAAAGGGTTCTGAGATTTTTTCCGTCACCTCTTCTTTACGACCAGACATGATCACTAGAGGTATCTTCTTTAGGTCGGGTTGAGATTGAATTTGCTGGAAAACTTCCCAACCGCTAATTTTTGGTAACAGGAAATCCAGCATGATCAGGCTAAATTTCTCCTGACGGATTAAATTCAGTCCTTCTACACCGTCTTTTGCTTCCATTACATCGAAGTTACCCGGAGGCAACATTTCTCGTACTTTTACCCGGACAACTGTAGTGTCATCGATAACTAGAACTTTGTTACTTACCACGACTGCTTGCTCTAACAGAAACTTTAGGTTTTAATGGCGGTTTTACCGCTTTTCGGCTTTTGAATTCTCCCACTATATCCAATATTTATCTTGTTTGGGGAATAGTATTTTCTAGGAGAACTTATTACTCATATAAGTGTTTTACCTAACTTCGGCTGATGTTGGTTGCAATTTGTGTCATGGTGATAAAAGTAGACTTCTTGCAGAAGTCGAGAAAAGGGGAAGGAGTAAAAAATTCCTTTTCCCTTTACCCTTTAACCTTTCCCTCAGCCGTAGGCTTTTCCTTTGCCCTTTACTTTTGCCCCCAGCTTAGATGTCCATGACCTCCTCCAAAGCAAACCAACTCAAGTCTGAAATTGCAGCTATGCCAGCGTGGTTGCGTCGCCCAATTGGCAAAGCTAGTGAACTCTCGACGGTACAACGTATTATCAAGCAGCGCCAAATTCACACTATCTGCGAAGAAGGACGTTGTCCTAACCGAGGGGAGTGCTATGCCCAAAAAACAGCGACTTTTTTACTGATGGGTCCAACTTGCACTCGGTCTTGTGCTTTTTGTCAGGTAGATAAAGGTCATGCACCAATGCCTTTAGACCCTGAAGAACCGCAAAAGGTGGCAGAGGCGGTACAACTTTTAGGACTCCGTTATGTAGTGCTGACTTCTGTAGCACGTGATGACCTAGCAGATCAGGGTGCTAGTTGGTTTGTTAAGACGATAGAGGCGATCCGTCAGTTGAACTCAGAAACTCAAATAGAAGTACTGACTCCTGATTTTTATGGGGAACGGCAACGCATAGCGGCGATCGCCAAGGCAAAGCCAGCTTGTTACAACCACAATATTGAGACAGTACGACGATTAACCGGGCCAGTACGTCGAGGAGCAAGGTACGATCGCTCACTTTTGGTTCTGCAAATCGTTAAAGAAATCGATCCTACTATTCCCACTAAGTCTGGTTTGATGTTAGGACTCGGAGAAACTGTTGAAGAAGTAATTGAAACAATGACGGATCTACGCAATGCAGGATGCGATCGCCTAACCATTGGCCAGTATATGCGTCCTTCTTTAGAACATTTACCAGTACAAAAATACTGGACTCCAGAAGAATTTGATCAGTTGGGTGCGATCGCGCGAAAAATGGGCTTTAGCCACGTCCGTTCCGGCCCTCTAGTTCGCAGTTCCTACCATGCTGGAGAGCAAGAGGAGGGGGCATAAAAATTATGAATTATGAATTATGAATTATGAATTATGAATTATGAAATTTTCAGCATTCATCATTCATAATTTTCACCAATTCTCAATGCCCAATGCCCAATTCCCAATTCCCCCCTCCCCCACTCTCCCACTCCTTCTTTAGGTAGGACTACCCAAAATCACGAAAATATTTTTAACGAATGTGGCGAATGGGGACATCTGTTTGGTATTTCTGAAGATGTCCTTAAGTTAGGAGTTCATCAAGATGGCTCAAGCAGATACTACAGCAGATAAACCCGTAGCTAAATCAACCACAGCTAAACCTCCCTATCCATTTCGGACGGGCTGGGCGCTGCTACTCTTAGCTGTCAATTTCCTTGTGGCTGCCTATTATTTCCACATCATTGAATAGTTAAGTGGTTAAACTTCTTGCATAAACTGGGAAAAGGGACAAGGTAAAAGGTTAAGGGTATTGTTTTTACGACTTTCCCTTTAACCTTTGACCTTTAACCTTTTCCCTCTTGATTCTAGTGTTGCTCAGATCGTGCCTCTAAATAAACCTTTGGGACGAATGAGCAGCACTAAAATCATGATTAGCAAAGCTACACCTTGTTTGTACTGAGAACCAAGCCAAGGCGTGCTGACTTCTTGGACAATACCGATGATAAAAGCTGCGGCGATCGCACCATAAGGATTGCCAATTCCACCCAAAATTACTGAAGCAAATAAGGGTAAAATTAGAAACCATCCCATGTTTGGACGCACCGCTTCACTTAGCCCCAGCATACTTCCACCAAGGGAAGTCAAACTGCCAGCAATCACCCAAGTCCACACTACAACATAGTCAACGTTGATACCAGATACTCTTGCCAAATCAATATCATCGGCGACGGCTCGCATCGCTTTGCCGATTTTTGTATTTTGGAGGAGGTAGTGCAGTACTAAAATTGCCAATACAGCTAAAACAAATACCAAAAGCTTGACTTGAGGAACCTTTATTCCTCCTATGTCCAAAGCTGGAGAGACAGGCACATTGTATTTTTGGTTGCCACCACCCCAGATGAAAATAATGCCATTGCGAAGGAATAGTGCTAGACCAATGGAGATAATAATAAAGGTTGTAGAAGTAGCGCGGATAGAACGCATTCTTGACCACAGCAATTTTTCCGACAACAGCATTGCCCCTACTGTTCCTAATGCTGCCAGTACCATCGACAGCCAAATATTAACCCCAAAGGTATTTACGAACAGCGTCAGATAAGCTCCTAAAGTGAGAAAGTCACCGTGGGCAAAATTAGACAACCGTAAAATCCCATAAGTTAGGGTAAGTCCAACCGCGCCTAAGGCAATAATACTTCCCACTGCAATGCCGTTGATAGTTAATTGAGGAAGTTGTGCAATCCAAGCGGCAAAAAATTGAGCCAATTGTGCATCCATAGTCTTAATTTAGTCGTAAGCAACTTACAGCATAAAGCTTTCAGAGTTTCTACAATAATTCTGGGTAATGCAGTCAAACTCGACACTTCCAGTTTTAGTTTATAAATATAGAAAGAGGAGTGCGTTAATATACATAGAATCTTATTCGCACTTCTGTACGAATCTAAACTTTTGAAGCGGTCTAGTTGACCATGCAACAATACTCAAGCTTACCAGAGCAGAACTCACAATTAGATGCTACACAAACTGTTTTGACAACAATTCAGCAACTTAAGGCTGAGTTGTGGCTGGAACGCAGCTTGAGTCGGTTGCAAAATCGCCTCAATGATTGCCTGGTTTGTTTGACTAGTAATCAACAAACAGTGACAAGTGAAGCAGACATTTTTAAAATAGTGGTCAACGAACTCAACAGTGCTTTAAATAATAGTAGGGTGGCGATCGCCCTTGTAGAACCACAGCAAACAGTTAGCAAAGTTTGTTTTATTTCTAGTTCACCATCTCGACGTTCACCATCACCACTGCTAAAAGCAATAGTGAAGAAAGGGAAAAAACTTCGTTTGAGATTACAAGAAGAAATAGACATCGAAGATTTACAGTTTCTTGAGAAACAAGATCCCCCGAATGCTTGGCAGTTAACCGATCGTGCAGGCGGTATTATCGGCTGGTTAATTATTGCTAGAACACCCATTGAGTCTAGTTGTGAATTATTTAAAGATGTATGCACTCAAATCACATCACAATTGTTAGCACGCGCTGCCCAACAATGTTCTGCAACCATAACACAATTGCGGAGAATACAATCTTTACAGCAGCATTGTCAAAATTTAGAAAACTTTAATCAAGAACTAGAACGCACTAATCAACTCAAAAACCAGTTTTTGGCAAACACTAGTCACGAAATCCGTACACCACTCAGTTCAATTATCGGTTTTACCCACTTGCTTTTAGCTCAAGGCTACGAGCCATCTAGAGAACGTCACCAAGAGTATTTAAACATTATTCAATCTAGTGGTAAGCATTTGTTGGCTTTGATTAATGATATTTTGGATCTCTCCAAAATCGAAGCCAATCAACTAGAGATGCAATGGGAAAAAGTAGATTTGCAAACTCTGTGTCGCAATGTTTTGATATTGGTAAAAGAGAAAGCAGCTAATAAGGGTTTGAAACTGGTACTTGAAATAGACTCTAATGTCACTACCTTAATTGCCGATTCCTTGCGACTCAAGCAAATGTTATTGAATTTGCTGTTTAACGCCCTCAAATTTACAAATACTGGAATCATTGGCTTACAAGTTAAATCCAATGATTCCTGGATACATTTTACAGTTTGGGATACTGGTACTGGTATCTCCAAAGAACACCAGACAGAACTTTTTCAACCTTATTTCCAAATTGCTAACGCCGTAGTTAGTCGAGATGAAGGCACAGGTTTGGGGTTAGCGGTGACTCGAAAACTTGCAGAACTTCATGGTGGTCGGGTAGAAGTGGAATCAGAACTAAATTCTGGTTCGCGTTTTACAATCATACTTCCGCTGAGACAAGCAGAAGAGGGCGAGGTGGGGAGAACCGGAGAGGGGGAGGTGGGGAGATGGGGAGATAGAGAAGTGGCTAACTCCCAATCACCAATTACCCATTACCAATTACCCATTACCAATTACCCATCACCAAATATTTTGTTAGTGGAAGACGATTTACCTAATGCTCAGTTGATGCAAACTTATCTTGAGAAGTTGGGATATCAAGTTAATTTGGTCAAAAATGCTGCCGAAATGTGGAAATTATTAAACAAGCAAAAGCCAGCAGTGATTTTATTGGATGTTCAACTACCAGATGAGAACGGTTTGGCACTCGTAAAGAAATTACGAGAACATAAATATTATCGGACTATTCCAATTATTGTCCAAACAGCAATGGCAATGAAAGGCGATCGCGAAACTTGTCTAGCAGCAGGAGTGAATGACTATATTGCTAAACCGATAGATTTGCCACTGTTAGGAACTTTGGTATCAAAATACTGCAAAGCATCTATTTAG contains:
- the hrmK gene encoding hybrid histidine kinase/response regulator HrmK — translated: MQQYSSLPEQNSQLDATQTVLTTIQQLKAELWLERSLSRLQNRLNDCLVCLTSNQQTVTSEADIFKIVVNELNSALNNSRVAIALVEPQQTVSKVCFISSSPSRRSPSPLLKAIVKKGKKLRLRLQEEIDIEDLQFLEKQDPPNAWQLTDRAGGIIGWLIIARTPIESSCELFKDVCTQITSQLLARAAQQCSATITQLRRIQSLQQHCQNLENFNQELERTNQLKNQFLANTSHEIRTPLSSIIGFTHLLLAQGYEPSRERHQEYLNIIQSSGKHLLALINDILDLSKIEANQLEMQWEKVDLQTLCRNVLILVKEKAANKGLKLVLEIDSNVTTLIADSLRLKQMLLNLLFNALKFTNTGIIGLQVKSNDSWIHFTVWDTGTGISKEHQTELFQPYFQIANAVVSRDEGTGLGLAVTRKLAELHGGRVEVESELNSGSRFTIILPLRQAEEGEVGRTGEGEVGRWGDREVANSQSPITHYQLPITNYPSPNILLVEDDLPNAQLMQTYLEKLGYQVNLVKNAAEMWKLLNKQKPAVILLDVQLPDENGLALVKKLREHKYYRTIPIIVQTAMAMKGDRETCLAAGVNDYIAKPIDLPLLGTLVSKYCKASI
- a CDS encoding photosystem I protein PsaX — encoded protein: MAQADTTADKPVAKSTTAKPPYPFRTGWALLLLAVNFLVAAYYFHIIE
- a CDS encoding branched-chain amino acid ABC transporter permease codes for the protein MDAQLAQFFAAWIAQLPQLTINGIAVGSIIALGAVGLTLTYGILRLSNFAHGDFLTLGAYLTLFVNTFGVNIWLSMVLAALGTVGAMLLSEKLLWSRMRSIRATSTTFIIISIGLALFLRNGIIFIWGGGNQKYNVPVSPALDIGGIKVPQVKLLVFVLAVLAILVLHYLLQNTKIGKAMRAVADDIDLARVSGINVDYVVVWTWVIAGSLTSLGGSMLGLSEAVRPNMGWFLILPLFASVILGGIGNPYGAIAAAFIIGIVQEVSTPWLGSQYKQGVALLIMILVLLIRPKGLFRGTI
- the lipA gene encoding lipoyl synthase — protein: MTSSKANQLKSEIAAMPAWLRRPIGKASELSTVQRIIKQRQIHTICEEGRCPNRGECYAQKTATFLLMGPTCTRSCAFCQVDKGHAPMPLDPEEPQKVAEAVQLLGLRYVVLTSVARDDLADQGASWFVKTIEAIRQLNSETQIEVLTPDFYGERQRIAAIAKAKPACYNHNIETVRRLTGPVRRGARYDRSLLVLQIVKEIDPTIPTKSGLMLGLGETVEEVIETMTDLRNAGCDRLTIGQYMRPSLEHLPVQKYWTPEEFDQLGAIARKMGFSHVRSGPLVRSSYHAGEQEEGA
- a CDS encoding response regulator, coding for MVSNKVLVIDDTTVVRVKVREMLPPGNFDVMEAKDGVEGLNLIRQEKFSLIMLDFLLPKISGWEVFQQIQSQPDLKKIPLVIMSGRKEEVTEKISEPFENFEFLGKPFDQKQLIGAIKSAMTKAKQPRQESVPVATPNGVTPSADVGIASSGDEIQALNEKIAKMQAEIDGLKKQLAQVVTFIKQKIK